One Mycobacteroides abscessus ATCC 19977 genomic window carries:
- a CDS encoding DoxX family protein, translated as MPSAKQYSDPLTRNDIGLLVLRVAVGLTLCWDGLNVVFASEQFKQLGSTAGASADLAARVLAGTYSIGGALLVAGLLTPLGGCAVLGSMLYAATLSYSVRHDLLQSGTAVQFPLLLAAAAMAVILMGPGRISVDGRFGREEWPNAVTSVLVVAGFGAAIAAWVLVKGTNPLS; from the coding sequence GTGCCGAGCGCCAAACAGTACAGCGATCCCTTGACCCGCAACGATATTGGACTCTTGGTCCTGCGTGTCGCGGTTGGTTTGACGCTGTGCTGGGACGGACTGAACGTCGTATTCGCCTCCGAACAGTTCAAGCAGCTGGGCTCGACGGCGGGCGCATCCGCTGACCTCGCGGCGCGCGTCCTCGCAGGGACGTACAGCATCGGCGGTGCGCTACTGGTCGCCGGACTGCTCACTCCCCTCGGTGGGTGCGCGGTGCTGGGGTCGATGCTCTATGCCGCCACTCTGAGCTATTCGGTGCGCCACGATCTCCTGCAGTCCGGGACGGCCGTGCAATTCCCGCTTCTACTCGCTGCCGCGGCCATGGCGGTCATTCTTATGGGACCGGGGCGCATCTCCGTGGACGGGCGTTTTGGTCGCGAAGAATGGCCGAATGCGGTCACATCGGTGCTGGTGGTGGCCGGATTTGGGGCGGCCATTGCCGCGTGGGTGCTCGTCAAGGGCACAAATCCGCTTTCTTAA